From Candoia aspera isolate rCanAsp1 chromosome 8, rCanAsp1.hap2, whole genome shotgun sequence, a single genomic window includes:
- the WDR54 gene encoding WD repeat-containing protein 54, whose product MYRRERSVALKGSSLALYNNLSVLPLPAKRLTYFASVHGATVSLVSAAGDGTGCAHRQLQAREGGLGPSVVTQAAWCVLPSRALLVLASWKGIQMYESDGSALVYWHALDGTEASAGMVLFARGIAATGQRFVCVGTSSGSVLVFDVPSKGTDIMLSEVLEQHSSAITDIGAELCEQPEGAADLVTADDSGALCVWRSGETFSLITKIPASESACSSVKLWNGVIAAGYGNGEIRLYEAAHGTLRAGVSAHARWIYALDLAPLSGKLLSAAEDSFVQVWGLSHNADTESIEIKHCHTECVTDTLICGARFCNPEGTAFAITGFELSEIIRYLQV is encoded by the exons CAGCGTGGCCCTGAAGGGCAGCAGCCTGGCGCTCTACAATAACCTGAGCGTCCTGCCGCTGCCCGCCAAGCGGCTCACCTACTTCGCCAGCGTGCACGGCGCCACCGTCAGCCTGGTCAGCGCCGCGGGGGACGGGACGGGCTGCGCGCACCGCCAGCTGCAGGCCCGCGAGGGCGGCCTCGGGCCCTCCGTCGTCACCCAG GCGGCCTGGTGCGTCCTCCCCTCCCGGGCGCTGCTGGTGCTGGCTTCGTGGAAGGGCATCCAG ATGTACGAGTCTGACGGGTCTGCCCTGGTGTATTGGCACGCGCTGGACGGCACCGAGGCCTCGGCAG GGATGGTGCTGTTTGCTCGTGGGATTGCAGCGACAGGACAACGCTTTGTTTGTGTGG GGACATCCTCCGGTTCAGTCCTCGTCTTTGACGTCCCCTCCAAAGGCACCGACATCATGTTGAGCGAAGTCCTCGAGCAGCACAGCAGCGCCATCACTGACATTGGCGCAGAGCTCTGCGAGCAGCCG GAGGGAGCCGCAGATCTGGTGACTGCAGACGACTCTGGAGCATTGTGCGTTTGGCGGTCTGGGGAGACGTTCAGCCTGATCACCAAAATCCCAGCTTCTGA GTCCGCCTGCTCCTCTGTGAAGCTGTGGAACGGGGTCATTGCTGCAGGTTATGGGAATGGGGAGATCCGCTTGTATGAAGCGGCGCATGGAACCTTGAGAGCTGGAGTCAGCGCTCACGCACGCTGGATCTATGCCCTGGACCTGGCACCGCTCTCTGGGAAG CTGCTATCTGCCGCCGAGGACTCTTTTGTGCAGGTCTGGGGACTGAGCCACAATGCAGACACGGAGAGCATTGAG ATCAAGCATTGCCATACAGAGTGTGTGACCGACACCCTGATTTGTGGTGCCCGCTTCTGCAATCCTGAAGGCACTGCCTTCGCCATCACCGGCTTCGAGCTCAGCGAGATCATCCGCTACCTCCAGGTGTAG
- the LOC134501740 gene encoding rho-related BTB domain-containing protein 2-like isoform X1: MDIDLDYERPNVETIKCVVVGDNAVGKTRLICARACNATLTQYQLLATHVPTVWAIDQYRVCQEVLERSRDVVDEVSISLRLWDTFGDHHKDRRFAYGRSDVVVLCFSLANPNSLRHVKTMWYPEIKHFCPRTPIVLVGCQLDLRYADLEAVNRARRPLAKPIKPSDILPPECGHEVAKELGIPYYETSVVAQFGIKDVFDNAIRAALISRRHLQFWKSHLKKTQRPLLQAPFLPPKPPPPIIHIPEPATGEGRGPSALFHEPLCADVVFRLPGGHQLFAHRVYLATSCSRFYDLFALDLGGELASGKEPASRTKSLDAADRGRLAVAVQVVPLRPSQSDEPLCPAQRPCPVSGWGRGFADVRQEVVRDPVSQQEKPMTAVYLDELVQLGPFKVVLEYLYTGSLGQHQAGLMQVAAIAELLEVFDLRMMVANVLNKESFMNHEITKAFHVRRANRIKECLSKGSFADVVFVVDDGSVPAHKPLLLAGCDFMVAMFGGTFRESCAAEVSLPGTNCACLRAVLEFLYTDLFVPSPDLDAMELLVLTNRLCLTRLQALTEQHAVDELVHASLQQVEIDAQVILYLEMTQFHNALQLAAWCLHYICTNYNSVCRRFPREMKAMSPENKAHFEGHRWPPVWYLKEEDRYLRMQKERAQEEEALRKQHPRSKWCFWRHQASHIS, translated from the exons ATGGATATTGACCTGGACTACGAGCGTCCCAACGTCGAGACCATCAAGTGCGTGGTGGTGGGCGACAACGCGGTGGGCAAGACGCGGCTCATCTGCGCGCGGGCCTGCAACGCCACGCTCACCCAGTACCAGCTGCTGGCCACCCACGTGCCCACCGTCTGGGCCATCGACCAGTACCGCGTCTGCCAGGAG GTGCTGGAGCGCTCCCGCGACGTGGTGGACGAGGTCAGCATTTCCCTGCGCCTGTGGGACACCTTCGGGGATCACCACAAAGACCGGCGCTTCGCCTACGGCAG ATCCGATGTGGTGGTGCTCTGCTTCTCCTTggccaaccccaactccctgcgGCACGTGAAGACCATGTGGTACCCAGAAATCAAGCACTTCTGCCCGCGTACTCCCATCGTGCTGGTGGGCTGCCAGCTGGACCTGCGCTATGCAGACCTTGAGGCAGTGAACCGGGCGCGTCGTCCCTTGGCCAA GCCCATCAAACCATCGGACATTCTGCCCCCCGAGTGCGGGCACGAGGTAGCCAAGGAGCTGGGCATCCCGTATTACGAGACAAGCGTGGTGGCTCAGTTTGGCATCAAGGATGTCTTTGACAATGCAATTCGGGCCGCCCTCATCTCCCGTCGCCACCTCCAGTTCTGGAAATCTCACCTCAAGAAGACGCAGCGGCCTCTGCTGCAAGCCCCCTTCTTGCCCCCCAAGCCCCCCCCGCCCATCATTCACATCCCTGAGCCAGCCACCGGAGAAGGCCGTGGGCCCAGTGCGCTTTTCCACGAGCCGCTTTGCGCTGATGTTGTTTTCCGCCTGCCAGGAGGCCACCAGCTCTTTGCCCACAGGGTCTACCTGGCCACATCCTGCTCCCGGTTCTATGACCTCTTCGCGCTGGACTTGGGGGGCGAGCTGGCCAGCGGGAAGGAGCCGGCCAGCCGGACGAAGAGCTTGGATGCGGCTGACCGGGGACGCCTGGCCGTGGCTGTGCAGGTTGTGCCGCTGCGGCCCTCACAGAGCGATGAGCCACTGTGCCCCGCCCAGAGACCCTGCCCGGTCTCTGGCTGGGGCCGGGGCTTTGCCGACGTGCGGCAGGAGGTGGTGCGGGACCCAGTCAGCCAGCAGGAGAAGCCGATGACGGCCGTGTACCTGGACGAGCTGGTGCAGCTGGGCCCTTTCAAGGTGGTGCTGGAATACCTGTACACTGGGAGCCTAGGACAACACCAGGCTGGCCTCATGCAGGTGGCCGCCATTGCCGAGCTGCTGGAGGTGTTTGACTTGCGCATGATGGTGGCCAACGTCCTCAACAAGGAGAGCTTCATGAACCACGAGATTACCAAGGCCTTCCATGTGCGCCGGGCCAACCGGATCAAGGAGTGCCTCAGCAAAGGCTCCTTTGcag ATGTGGTGTTCGTAGTGGACGACGGCTCAGTGCCGGCACACAAGCCCCTCCTGCTTGCAGGCTGCGACTTCATGGTGGCCATGTTTGGGGGCACCTTCCGGGAGAGCTGTGCGGCTGAG GTCTCCCTGCCAGGCACCAACTGCGCCTGCCTTCGGGCTGTGCTGGAGTTCCTGTACACGGACCTCTTTGTCCCCAGCCCAGACCTGGACGCCATGGAGCTGCTGGTACTCACCAACCGCCTCTGTCTGACCCGCCTGCAGGCCCTGACTG AGCAGCATGCGGTGGATGAGCTGGTGCATGCCAGCCTGCAGCAGGTGGAAATCGATGCCCAGGTGATCCTCTACCTGGAAATGACGCAG TTCCACAATGCGCTTCAGCTGGCCGCCTGGTGCCTTCACTATATCTGCACCAACTACAACAGCGTCTGCCGCCGGTTTCCCCGTGAGATGAAGGCCATGTCTCCCG AGAACAAGGCCCACTTTGAGGGCCACCGCTGGCCGCCAGTCTGGTACCTGAAGGAGGAGGACCGCTACCTGCGCATGCAGAAGGAGCGGGCACAAGAGGAGGAGGCCCTCCGCAAGCAGCACCCGCGCAGCAAGTGGTGCTTCTGGCGCCATCAGGCCAGCCACATCTCCTGA
- the LOC134501740 gene encoding rho-related BTB domain-containing protein 2-like isoform X2, translated as MDIDLDYERPNVETIKCVVVGDNAVGKTRLICARACNATLTQYQLLATHVPTVWAIDQYRVCQEVLERSRDVVDEVSISLRLWDTFGDHHKDRRFAYGRSDVVVLCFSLANPNSLRHVKTMWPIKPSDILPPECGHEVAKELGIPYYETSVVAQFGIKDVFDNAIRAALISRRHLQFWKSHLKKTQRPLLQAPFLPPKPPPPIIHIPEPATGEGRGPSALFHEPLCADVVFRLPGGHQLFAHRVYLATSCSRFYDLFALDLGGELASGKEPASRTKSLDAADRGRLAVAVQVVPLRPSQSDEPLCPAQRPCPVSGWGRGFADVRQEVVRDPVSQQEKPMTAVYLDELVQLGPFKVVLEYLYTGSLGQHQAGLMQVAAIAELLEVFDLRMMVANVLNKESFMNHEITKAFHVRRANRIKECLSKGSFADVVFVVDDGSVPAHKPLLLAGCDFMVAMFGGTFRESCAAEVSLPGTNCACLRAVLEFLYTDLFVPSPDLDAMELLVLTNRLCLTRLQALTEQHAVDELVHASLQQVEIDAQVILYLEMTQFHNALQLAAWCLHYICTNYNSVCRRFPREMKAMSPENKAHFEGHRWPPVWYLKEEDRYLRMQKERAQEEEALRKQHPRSKWCFWRHQASHIS; from the exons ATGGATATTGACCTGGACTACGAGCGTCCCAACGTCGAGACCATCAAGTGCGTGGTGGTGGGCGACAACGCGGTGGGCAAGACGCGGCTCATCTGCGCGCGGGCCTGCAACGCCACGCTCACCCAGTACCAGCTGCTGGCCACCCACGTGCCCACCGTCTGGGCCATCGACCAGTACCGCGTCTGCCAGGAG GTGCTGGAGCGCTCCCGCGACGTGGTGGACGAGGTCAGCATTTCCCTGCGCCTGTGGGACACCTTCGGGGATCACCACAAAGACCGGCGCTTCGCCTACGGCAG ATCCGATGTGGTGGTGCTCTGCTTCTCCTTggccaaccccaactccctgcgGCACGTGAAGACCATGTG GCCCATCAAACCATCGGACATTCTGCCCCCCGAGTGCGGGCACGAGGTAGCCAAGGAGCTGGGCATCCCGTATTACGAGACAAGCGTGGTGGCTCAGTTTGGCATCAAGGATGTCTTTGACAATGCAATTCGGGCCGCCCTCATCTCCCGTCGCCACCTCCAGTTCTGGAAATCTCACCTCAAGAAGACGCAGCGGCCTCTGCTGCAAGCCCCCTTCTTGCCCCCCAAGCCCCCCCCGCCCATCATTCACATCCCTGAGCCAGCCACCGGAGAAGGCCGTGGGCCCAGTGCGCTTTTCCACGAGCCGCTTTGCGCTGATGTTGTTTTCCGCCTGCCAGGAGGCCACCAGCTCTTTGCCCACAGGGTCTACCTGGCCACATCCTGCTCCCGGTTCTATGACCTCTTCGCGCTGGACTTGGGGGGCGAGCTGGCCAGCGGGAAGGAGCCGGCCAGCCGGACGAAGAGCTTGGATGCGGCTGACCGGGGACGCCTGGCCGTGGCTGTGCAGGTTGTGCCGCTGCGGCCCTCACAGAGCGATGAGCCACTGTGCCCCGCCCAGAGACCCTGCCCGGTCTCTGGCTGGGGCCGGGGCTTTGCCGACGTGCGGCAGGAGGTGGTGCGGGACCCAGTCAGCCAGCAGGAGAAGCCGATGACGGCCGTGTACCTGGACGAGCTGGTGCAGCTGGGCCCTTTCAAGGTGGTGCTGGAATACCTGTACACTGGGAGCCTAGGACAACACCAGGCTGGCCTCATGCAGGTGGCCGCCATTGCCGAGCTGCTGGAGGTGTTTGACTTGCGCATGATGGTGGCCAACGTCCTCAACAAGGAGAGCTTCATGAACCACGAGATTACCAAGGCCTTCCATGTGCGCCGGGCCAACCGGATCAAGGAGTGCCTCAGCAAAGGCTCCTTTGcag ATGTGGTGTTCGTAGTGGACGACGGCTCAGTGCCGGCACACAAGCCCCTCCTGCTTGCAGGCTGCGACTTCATGGTGGCCATGTTTGGGGGCACCTTCCGGGAGAGCTGTGCGGCTGAG GTCTCCCTGCCAGGCACCAACTGCGCCTGCCTTCGGGCTGTGCTGGAGTTCCTGTACACGGACCTCTTTGTCCCCAGCCCAGACCTGGACGCCATGGAGCTGCTGGTACTCACCAACCGCCTCTGTCTGACCCGCCTGCAGGCCCTGACTG AGCAGCATGCGGTGGATGAGCTGGTGCATGCCAGCCTGCAGCAGGTGGAAATCGATGCCCAGGTGATCCTCTACCTGGAAATGACGCAG TTCCACAATGCGCTTCAGCTGGCCGCCTGGTGCCTTCACTATATCTGCACCAACTACAACAGCGTCTGCCGCCGGTTTCCCCGTGAGATGAAGGCCATGTCTCCCG AGAACAAGGCCCACTTTGAGGGCCACCGCTGGCCGCCAGTCTGGTACCTGAAGGAGGAGGACCGCTACCTGCGCATGCAGAAGGAGCGGGCACAAGAGGAGGAGGCCCTCCGCAAGCAGCACCCGCGCAGCAAGTGGTGCTTCTGGCGCCATCAGGCCAGCCACATCTCCTGA